The sequence TCCCAATGTATCTTATCTCATGGGAAGGGAGCTGGAAAGTGTTTACTTTAAGGACATCAATACCGAGGTTTACGGTTTCAGTTACCACTCAGCAGAAATCCCGGAAAACCGCCTTGATCATTTAAAGGTGCCCAACAACGGGCGCATCCATGTCCTTCTTGGTCATGGGGGCGATGCCAACCACATCCCATTTGACAAGGGCGCCATGGCCAATCTGGACTTTTCCTACATTGCCATGGGGCACATCCACCGGCCGGAGATCTTACTGGAAAACCGTATGGCATTTGCCGGTTCCTTAGAGCCGCTTGATAAGACAGAATCCGGGCAGCACGGCATGATGGTGGGGGAGATCAATGAGGTAACCCGTATGGTGACTTCCTTAAGGTTTATTCCCCTTGCAAAGCTCCAGTACATCTCCCTGGCAGTTAATGTAACAACTGCCACTACCAATACGGAGCTTGCCATGAAAATCACCCAGGAAATCCAGAACCGGGGGTCGGAAAACATATTCCGGTTTCGAATCCGCGGCATGAGGGACCCTGACATTTCCTTTGACTTAGAGATGCTTTCCACCCGTTTTAAGATCATGGAAATCATTGACGAATCTGAACCTCAGTATGATTTTCCCGCATTGTTTGCCGAACATCCCAGCGATATGATCGGTTTCTTTATCCAGGCCCTTCAGAAACCAGAGATGAGCCCGGTGGAAAAAAAGGCCCTTCATTATGGCATCAACGCATTGCTTCGTACAACGGACGAAAGGAGCTGACCCCATGAAAATAATTGATATCTATATCAATGGCTTTGGGAAATTCCATGGCAGAAACCTTACCTTCCGGGATGGGCTAAACATTGTATATGGGAAAAATGAGGCCGGAAAATCCACCATCCATACATTCATCCGAGGAATGCTTTTCGGTATTGAACGCCAGAGAGGCCGTGCATCCCGGAATGATCTTTACACAAAATTTGAACCTTGGGAAAACAGCGGCACTTATGAGGGGCAGATACGGCTGGAGCATAAGGATCACATTTACCGGATCGAGCGCACTTTCCAGAAGAATAAAAAAGAGTTTAAGATCGTAGATGAAACCGCCGGACGGGAGATTGAGCCGACTAAGGCATTTTTAGATGACTTATTATGTGGTTTAAGCGAATCGGCATACATTAACACCGTCAGCATCGGCCAGCTTAAAAGCGCTACCGATGAGGGCATGGTTTCCGAACTTAAAAATTACATAGCCAACTTAAACACCACTGGAAACCTGGCCCTTAACATCACAAAGGCTGCCGCCTTTTTAAAGTCACAGAAAAAGGAGCTGGAATCCCAGATGGTTCCGGAAGCGGCCCGGACTTATACCTCGTTATTAAGCGAAATCCGCAACACAGAAAAGGAAATCTCATCTCCGGAGTATGAAAACCAGATTCAGGAATACCATAAGCTCCGCTCCCATATCAGGGTATCCATGGATGAACAGCAGAAGGAAAAGGAAGAACTTCTTCAAAAAGCCGCAAGGGGCAGGCAGGTACTGAACAGCAACCAGTTTTCCGACCAGGCGTCTATAAACGCCTGCCAGGCAAAGGCCCAGGA is a genomic window of Lacrimispora sphenoides containing:
- a CDS encoding metallophosphoesterase family protein; its protein translation is MKFIHIADVHWGMSPDSDKPWSKERYQDIKDSFAKAVSQAKALEANCLFISGDLFHRQPLARDLKEVNFLFTTIPDVHVVIIAGNHDRIRNNSALLSFTWAPNVSYLMGRELESVYFKDINTEVYGFSYHSAEIPENRLDHLKVPNNGRIHVLLGHGGDANHIPFDKGAMANLDFSYIAMGHIHRPEILLENRMAFAGSLEPLDKTESGQHGMMVGEINEVTRMVTSLRFIPLAKLQYISLAVNVTTATTNTELAMKITQEIQNRGSENIFRFRIRGMRDPDISFDLEMLSTRFKIMEIIDESEPQYDFPALFAEHPSDMIGFFIQALQKPEMSPVEKKALHYGINALLRTTDERS